One genomic segment of Streptomyces sp. TLI_146 includes these proteins:
- a CDS encoding conjugal transfer protein encodes MQASPGAAAAPTAGGARLEVMRRRVRFSRLALWAAIASGPIALAVAVASSTPTVRAATPAQPAPSRSTTAAAEAAPAGYAQLFVSAWLRSTTSDPSSAQARLAQSMAPSVELPESAGAQAGPASVTVLRSARRGSGVWSVTVAAQYTDGTVRYYAVPVAAGASGTSFAVTGAPGVVAGPGRAAVAKSPYGVSVRAGDLTSAIGRFLGAYLTGAGEVERYLAPGVKLSAVSPAPFQGATVQRISAAETAAAAERVPADGTTVRVLATVEARDRGGRWPLAYELALKARSGRWEITALESGAAQDGGSR; translated from the coding sequence ATGCAGGCTTCGCCTGGCGCGGCTGCCGCTCCGACGGCGGGGGGCGCGCGGCTGGAGGTGATGCGGCGGCGTGTCCGCTTCTCGCGCCTCGCCCTGTGGGCCGCCATCGCCTCCGGTCCCATCGCCCTGGCGGTCGCCGTCGCCTCCAGCACACCCACGGTGAGGGCGGCCACCCCGGCCCAGCCCGCGCCGTCGCGCAGTACGACGGCCGCCGCTGAGGCGGCCCCGGCGGGCTATGCGCAGCTGTTCGTCAGCGCGTGGCTGCGCAGCACGACGAGTGATCCGTCGAGTGCGCAGGCGCGGCTTGCGCAGTCGATGGCGCCCAGCGTCGAGTTGCCCGAATCGGCGGGTGCGCAAGCAGGGCCCGCGTCGGTGACCGTGCTGCGCAGTGCGCGGCGGGGTAGCGGCGTGTGGTCGGTGACGGTGGCCGCGCAGTACACCGACGGCACGGTGCGCTACTACGCGGTCCCGGTTGCCGCCGGTGCCTCGGGCACCTCGTTCGCCGTGACGGGTGCGCCGGGTGTGGTTGCCGGACCAGGCCGGGCCGCGGTGGCGAAGTCGCCGTACGGCGTGTCGGTCCGGGCCGGTGATCTCACGTCCGCCATCGGGCGGTTCCTCGGCGCCTACCTCACCGGGGCCGGCGAGGTCGAGCGTTACCTCGCGCCCGGCGTGAAGCTCAGTGCTGTCTCCCCCGCCCCGTTCCAAGGGGCCACAGTGCAGCGGATATCCGCCGCCGAGACCGCAGCGGCAGCTGAGCGCGTCCCGGCCGACGGCACCACGGTCCGGGTCCTGGCCACGGTGGAGGCCCGCGACCGCGGCGGCCGGTGGCCGCTGGCGTACGAACTCGCCCTCAAGGCCCGCTCAGGCCGCTGGGAGATCACGGCGCTGGAATCCGGGGCCGCCCAGGACGGGGGTTCCCGGTGA
- a CDS encoding ATP-binding protein — MRVPIRHIAGHLVWSTQGSVWALYRLRPGPDAQGQHAESVQGTYVPAAVRDEQLAHITHLVRSLSGSPRLFGLCAQLDPGEVALKMIEGIEPVEQASGGGPHPWVESVDAVLDLLDQEEMHRRTLWLAVPLRTDAAQLQVSAQLGAVWAEISPKLGLRPVPVARREVMAYREQASRVEAALAGGIAFRPARPAEVVWMIQHALHRGLPEPLLAEAESSELYNGQIREGVLRSPSYADLGQVRLHEGGIDPAIDEADKLTNAGQITRTGRGSWWRLKARSPLGRRWLQVESETGAGYQAHLALAECPPTVSQGAADLFAQLESLDFPVDYTVDLTLVSAEKARQQVRRKKTELIDQAEQYDARPTGMPASLPDAARDLGELDARLSRTSVEVEVQSVTVLTVWGPTAAICDARARALAALLAGADYRAVRPTGLQEALFTLGLPGTARPGLVREFTQHQVSEDWALNGALSVSEVGDPNGMFLGIDLDCGTTRPVMINVADAPKVDASASMGIVGDLGAGKSVLQKLITEAVWARGGCAICIDRTPVREWAAFARTATDGRAQIIDAAQAEVSIDPLRAFDGPEGRHYALSYLTLQLGIGPMSTSGEVLHHAVEQAAASDSPSMQQVVDVLEQMATTGAGKRQDSAATLAGLIRVVATNPLARMVFDPTLAPVRLDASSTTDMIVITTAGLTLPPKAAFDKPEVLQQQPLEALIGRAVLYLIAALARQTAFADPDRFTAVVLDELYWLTSSTEGTALVHEILHDGRKHGAGLLGASHDALELGPDRGLMAYRALARTADRERARHGLEFVGLDPNDPELLRLVTTGLSPVGHQGREGEFLLACPRQNTGRIKAVIPRIARITASITTTPGGHGPRPAAPSTPQEADPQAPGPHPKAAIR, encoded by the coding sequence GTGAGGGTGCCGATCCGTCACATCGCCGGGCACCTGGTGTGGTCGACGCAGGGCAGCGTCTGGGCCCTGTACCGCCTGCGCCCCGGTCCCGACGCCCAAGGACAGCACGCCGAGAGTGTCCAGGGCACCTACGTGCCCGCTGCGGTCCGCGACGAACAGCTCGCCCACATCACCCACTTGGTTCGCTCGCTGTCCGGCAGCCCGCGTCTGTTCGGGCTGTGCGCCCAGCTCGACCCGGGGGAGGTCGCCCTCAAGATGATCGAGGGCATCGAACCGGTCGAGCAGGCGTCGGGCGGGGGCCCGCATCCGTGGGTGGAGAGCGTCGATGCCGTCCTGGATCTGCTGGACCAAGAGGAGATGCACCGCCGCACCCTATGGCTGGCCGTGCCCCTGCGCACCGACGCCGCTCAGCTGCAGGTCTCGGCGCAGCTGGGCGCGGTGTGGGCGGAGATTTCCCCGAAGCTGGGCCTGCGTCCGGTGCCGGTGGCGCGGCGCGAGGTGATGGCGTATCGCGAGCAGGCCTCCCGGGTGGAGGCCGCGCTCGCCGGTGGGATCGCTTTTCGTCCGGCCCGTCCGGCGGAGGTCGTGTGGATGATCCAGCACGCCCTGCACCGCGGTCTGCCGGAGCCGCTGCTGGCCGAGGCCGAGAGCAGCGAGCTGTACAACGGGCAGATCCGCGAGGGTGTACTGCGGTCCCCCAGCTATGCCGACCTCGGCCAGGTCCGCCTGCACGAAGGGGGCATCGACCCGGCGATCGACGAGGCCGACAAGCTCACGAACGCGGGCCAGATCACCCGCACAGGCCGTGGCTCCTGGTGGCGGCTGAAGGCAAGGTCGCCGCTGGGGCGGCGGTGGCTGCAGGTCGAGTCCGAAACGGGGGCGGGCTATCAGGCGCACCTCGCGCTGGCCGAGTGCCCGCCCACGGTCAGCCAGGGTGCCGCTGATCTGTTCGCCCAGTTGGAGAGTCTCGACTTCCCCGTCGACTACACCGTCGACCTCACCCTCGTGTCCGCGGAAAAGGCGCGTCAGCAGGTACGGCGCAAGAAGACCGAGTTGATCGACCAGGCCGAGCAGTACGACGCCCGCCCCACCGGCATGCCCGCCTCCCTGCCCGACGCCGCCCGCGACCTCGGTGAGCTCGATGCGCGTCTGTCCCGGACCAGTGTCGAGGTGGAGGTGCAGTCGGTCACCGTCCTGACCGTGTGGGGGCCCACCGCCGCTATCTGCGACGCCCGGGCCCGCGCGCTCGCCGCCCTGCTGGCCGGCGCCGACTACCGGGCGGTGCGCCCTACCGGCCTGCAAGAAGCCCTCTTCACGCTCGGCCTGCCCGGCACAGCCCGGCCGGGCCTGGTACGGGAGTTCACCCAGCACCAGGTCTCCGAGGACTGGGCCCTCAACGGGGCCCTCAGCGTGAGCGAGGTCGGCGACCCGAACGGGATGTTCCTCGGCATCGACCTGGACTGCGGCACCACCCGCCCCGTCATGATCAACGTGGCCGACGCGCCCAAGGTCGACGCGTCCGCCTCGATGGGCATCGTCGGGGACCTGGGTGCTGGCAAGAGCGTGCTGCAGAAGCTGATCACGGAGGCGGTGTGGGCGCGCGGCGGCTGCGCGATCTGCATCGACCGCACCCCCGTACGTGAATGGGCGGCCTTCGCCCGCACCGCCACCGACGGCCGTGCGCAGATCATCGACGCCGCCCAGGCCGAAGTCTCCATCGACCCGCTGCGCGCGTTCGACGGCCCCGAAGGCCGCCACTACGCGCTGTCCTACCTCACCCTCCAGCTCGGCATCGGCCCCATGAGCACCAGCGGAGAGGTCCTCCACCATGCGGTCGAACAGGCCGCCGCCAGCGATTCCCCGTCCATGCAGCAGGTCGTGGACGTCCTGGAACAGATGGCCACCACGGGGGCCGGCAAGCGGCAGGACTCGGCCGCCACGCTCGCCGGGCTGATCCGCGTCGTCGCCACCAACCCGCTCGCGCGGATGGTCTTCGACCCGACGCTGGCGCCGGTGCGCCTGGACGCGTCCAGCACCACCGACATGATCGTGATCACCACGGCCGGTCTGACACTTCCCCCCAAAGCCGCCTTCGACAAGCCCGAGGTGCTCCAGCAGCAGCCGCTGGAGGCGCTGATCGGCCGCGCCGTGCTCTACCTGATCGCCGCCCTCGCCCGCCAGACCGCCTTCGCGGACCCTGATCGGTTCACCGCAGTGGTGCTCGACGAGCTGTACTGGCTCACCTCCTCCACCGAAGGCACCGCCCTGGTCCACGAGATCCTCCACGACGGCCGCAAACACGGCGCCGGCCTACTGGGCGCCTCCCACGACGCCCTCGAACTCGGCCCCGACCGCGGCCTGATGGCCTACCGGGCACTGGCCCGCACGGCCGATCGCGAACGGGCCCGCCACGGCCTGGAATTCGTCGGACTCGACCCGAACGACCCGGAGCTGCTGCGGCTGGTCACCACCGGCCTGTCCCCCGTCGGCCACCAGGGCCGCGAAGGCGAATTCCTGCTGGCCTGCCCACGCCAGAACACCGGCCGCATCAAAGCCGTCATCCCCCGCATCGCCCGCATCACCGCCTCCATCACCACCACCCCCGGAGGCCACGGCCCGAGGCCTGCCGCGCCGTCAACGCCACAGGAAGCCGACCCCCAGGCGCCCGGCCCCCACCCGAAGGCGGCCATCCGATGA
- a CDS encoding C40 family peptidase, with translation MALLVFAATCCAAPVSNAISAYVALTTRAQDDESVAGGGDAADIPARMLTAYKRAVEHVGAYVPKCQGMRWPVLAGIAKVESNHAVGRTIAANGDIRPRIYGVLLNGSGQGGNTTTVADTDGGKWDGTATGERAVGPFQFLPSTWETTGRDSNDDGIADPHNADDAALGSAIYLCGDGRNLRQRSRLEAAIWQYNHSAAYVAEVLGWIDQYTAAATGPATNNLTGTVRTVIEAALAQKGVPYSWGGGDASGPTHGICCTPSGTSGTSIKGFDCSGLTTYAYAKAGVHLPRTAAEQARVGRRIPASLGTSALKPGDLVFYAYAPGHDATIYHVGIYVGGGQMVNAARPGTVVRLDAVTAMPGYAGGARLL, from the coding sequence GTGGCGCTGCTGGTGTTCGCCGCCACGTGCTGCGCGGCCCCCGTATCCAATGCGATCAGCGCGTACGTCGCGCTCACCACGCGCGCCCAGGACGATGAGTCAGTCGCGGGGGGTGGCGACGCCGCGGATATCCCGGCCCGGATGCTGACGGCCTATAAGAGGGCCGTCGAGCACGTCGGCGCGTACGTACCGAAGTGCCAGGGGATGCGCTGGCCCGTCCTGGCGGGGATCGCGAAGGTCGAGTCCAATCACGCCGTCGGCCGGACGATCGCCGCCAATGGCGACATCCGACCCCGGATTTATGGGGTCTTACTCAACGGCTCCGGGCAGGGCGGCAACACCACGACCGTTGCCGACACCGACGGCGGAAAGTGGGACGGCACCGCGACGGGCGAGCGTGCTGTCGGACCGTTCCAGTTCCTGCCCTCCACCTGGGAGACGACCGGCAGGGACTCCAACGACGACGGAATAGCCGATCCGCACAACGCGGACGACGCCGCCCTCGGCTCCGCCATCTACCTGTGTGGCGACGGACGGAATCTGCGGCAGCGTTCACGGCTCGAAGCGGCGATCTGGCAGTACAACCATTCCGCCGCGTACGTGGCGGAGGTGCTGGGCTGGATCGACCAGTACACGGCGGCCGCCACCGGCCCGGCGACGAACAACCTCACCGGCACGGTCCGCACCGTCATCGAGGCCGCCCTCGCGCAGAAGGGTGTGCCGTACTCCTGGGGCGGCGGCGATGCCAGCGGCCCCACCCACGGGATCTGCTGCACCCCCAGCGGCACGAGCGGCACCAGCATCAAAGGGTTCGACTGCTCGGGATTGACGACCTACGCCTACGCCAAGGCCGGGGTACACCTGCCGCGAACCGCCGCCGAGCAGGCCAGGGTCGGCCGACGGATCCCCGCCAGCCTCGGCACCAGCGCCCTCAAGCCCGGCGACCTCGTCTTCTACGCCTACGCCCCTGGCCACGACGCGACGATCTACCACGTCGGGATCTATGTAGGCGGCGGGCAGATGGTCAACGCCGCCCGCCCGGGAACCGTGGTGCGCCTGGACGCCGTTACCGCCATGCCCGGCTACGCGGGAGGAGCCCGGCTGCTGTGA
- a CDS encoding ATP/GTP-binding protein, whose amino-acid sequence MDTAAPYITGTAGGAGSAPFLGLVVGVVRAVGWVITYWWVVAAATVLVATVGEMVVRRLARKASAQRMALALVPSRHFDPGIEEIFRQGVQLARASTSMPWWAPRRSKTVQIRLRADGSSPLRYRIEGPAGGERLLSITPFGPGVTVKRAGSLVDKPRTHEVRAEFILRGRPTEPLREVPLSPDPLQPLVDAVSDLRADLGDLAEIRLDIQRAPKMALRARRHQLMTQARRMERREAQRAARWIRQDALGIEDSLAWQVQQLVAGKNSGGRRLVMPPVPRRIDAADALGKLADDDHLVRVQLLVMCASHTEGRARARLAQLQAALDVFGGGSRWAMRGLRVGPWRFGADRWPSRRGFERRWNLGHCQPPRANWVQLDELTGLLKPPTIHCRLPLLAGDLPTFEHGNPDLLLQGIYRGPDGRCRLVATYARETLFEVGVGKAGGGKTERALAQAIGWAHASGGLMFVDPHRDSWPRALPFLAHEHLMERIALIDLNAHGRAPQISCWNPIGMHQGQVAHEVVEATSDAYASVLGWDDATAPRALTIFTAALAVLVAVNEAACHAGKPEDQATIFHVRALLTDPAFRAVALTAVEGRLDEETRSWWHTVFPTLPADAFAVVLNPIARLAANPVTRAFLGQPAGVYNIRAAMDTKMIVWVCPGGNGPTDRLITALLARDLLRAVRSRRDTPEDQRVPFRAYFDELITLTGAAPETIAAMFEDFRKYRVHVHGMTQLLGRLPMPVKQSLVQNASTLASTAGSQSAITPITAEWGDHPSPEVVASLDRFEHYMSLTVHGRRVGPVRITGPHLDDVFADYARPHDASALERAAQATAGAAPLPQLTDRAEKQLTRVTSFLTHHATATGPSTRPARKRRYQP is encoded by the coding sequence GTGGATACCGCAGCCCCGTACATAACCGGAACGGCAGGCGGGGCGGGGTCCGCGCCGTTCCTCGGGCTCGTGGTGGGCGTCGTGCGTGCCGTGGGCTGGGTGATCACTTATTGGTGGGTGGTGGCCGCAGCCACCGTCCTCGTCGCGACAGTGGGAGAGATGGTGGTGCGCCGTCTGGCGCGTAAGGCCTCGGCGCAGCGGATGGCGCTGGCGCTTGTGCCGTCGCGGCACTTCGACCCTGGCATCGAGGAGATTTTCCGCCAGGGTGTCCAACTCGCCCGGGCCTCGACCTCCATGCCGTGGTGGGCACCGCGGCGCTCCAAGACGGTGCAGATCCGGCTGCGCGCCGACGGCTCCAGCCCGCTGCGCTACCGGATCGAAGGACCGGCGGGCGGTGAACGCCTGTTGTCGATCACACCCTTCGGTCCCGGGGTGACGGTGAAGCGGGCCGGTTCGCTGGTGGACAAGCCGCGCACCCATGAGGTGCGGGCGGAGTTCATCCTGCGCGGCAGGCCCACCGAGCCGCTGCGCGAAGTACCCCTCTCCCCCGACCCGCTGCAGCCGCTCGTCGACGCCGTGTCCGATCTACGGGCCGACCTGGGCGACCTGGCCGAGATCCGGCTCGACATCCAGCGCGCCCCCAAAATGGCGCTCCGTGCGCGGCGTCATCAACTGATGACGCAGGCACGCCGCATGGAGCGGCGCGAGGCTCAGCGAGCCGCCCGGTGGATACGACAGGACGCCTTGGGGATCGAGGATTCCCTGGCCTGGCAGGTGCAGCAGCTGGTGGCCGGAAAGAACAGCGGTGGGCGGCGGCTGGTGATGCCGCCAGTCCCCCGCCGCATCGATGCCGCCGACGCGCTGGGCAAACTCGCCGACGACGACCACCTGGTGCGGGTGCAGCTGCTGGTGATGTGCGCCTCCCACACAGAAGGCCGGGCCCGGGCCCGTCTCGCTCAGCTCCAGGCGGCCCTCGATGTTTTCGGCGGCGGGTCGCGGTGGGCGATGCGCGGGCTGCGGGTGGGTCCGTGGCGGTTCGGCGCGGATCGCTGGCCCAGCCGCCGCGGTTTTGAACGCCGCTGGAATCTGGGGCACTGCCAGCCGCCACGCGCCAACTGGGTCCAGCTGGACGAACTGACCGGTCTGCTCAAGCCTCCTACGATTCACTGCCGCCTGCCCCTGCTGGCCGGTGATCTACCGACGTTCGAACACGGCAATCCCGACTTGCTGTTGCAGGGGATCTATCGCGGGCCGGACGGCCGCTGTCGCCTGGTCGCCACCTACGCACGCGAGACGCTGTTCGAGGTCGGGGTCGGCAAAGCAGGCGGCGGAAAAACGGAGCGTGCCCTGGCCCAGGCCATCGGCTGGGCCCACGCCAGCGGCGGACTGATGTTCGTCGACCCGCACCGCGACTCGTGGCCGCGCGCGCTGCCGTTTTTGGCCCACGAGCATCTGATGGAGCGGATCGCGCTCATCGACCTGAACGCCCACGGCCGGGCTCCGCAGATCAGCTGCTGGAACCCGATCGGCATGCACCAGGGACAGGTCGCGCACGAGGTCGTCGAGGCGACCTCCGACGCGTACGCGTCCGTGCTGGGCTGGGACGACGCCACAGCCCCGCGGGCCCTGACCATCTTCACCGCGGCGTTGGCGGTGCTGGTGGCCGTCAACGAAGCCGCCTGCCACGCCGGGAAGCCCGAGGACCAAGCCACCATCTTCCACGTGCGGGCCCTGCTCACCGACCCTGCCTTTCGCGCCGTCGCCCTCACGGCGGTGGAGGGGCGCCTGGATGAGGAGACCCGATCGTGGTGGCACACCGTGTTCCCCACGCTGCCCGCCGACGCGTTCGCCGTGGTCCTCAACCCGATCGCCCGCCTCGCCGCGAATCCGGTGACCCGCGCCTTCCTCGGGCAGCCCGCCGGCGTCTACAACATCCGCGCCGCCATGGACACGAAGATGATCGTGTGGGTGTGCCCGGGCGGCAACGGGCCCACCGACCGGCTCATCACCGCACTCCTCGCCCGCGACCTGCTGCGGGCCGTGCGCTCGCGCCGCGACACCCCCGAAGACCAGCGGGTGCCGTTCCGCGCCTACTTCGACGAACTGATCACGCTGACCGGCGCGGCCCCCGAGACGATCGCCGCGATGTTCGAGGACTTCCGCAAATACCGCGTCCACGTCCACGGCATGACCCAGCTGCTGGGCCGCCTCCCCATGCCGGTGAAACAGTCGCTGGTGCAGAACGCCTCGACCCTGGCCTCGACCGCGGGCTCGCAGTCCGCCATCACCCCGATCACCGCCGAATGGGGCGACCACCCCAGCCCCGAAGTCGTCGCATCCCTGGACCGGTTCGAGCACTACATGTCCCTGACCGTCCACGGGCGCCGCGTCGGCCCCGTCCGCATCACCGGCCCTCACCTCGACGACGTCTTCGCCGACTACGCCCGCCCCCACGACGCGAGCGCACTGGAACGTGCCGCCCAGGCCACCGCGGGCGCCGCACCCCTTCCACAGCTCACCGACCGGGCTGAAAAGCAGCTGACCCGTGTGACCAGCTTCCTCACCCACCACGCCACCGCGACCGGCCCGAGCACCCGGCCGGCCAGGAAGAGGAGGTACCAGCCGTGA
- a CDS encoding winged helix-turn-helix domain-containing protein: MRYPQGGGLTAQRRAFRERVRMEAAEMFAAGQDNTVVAKQLRVSVRSVQRWRAAWQDGGQQALESRGSAARPKLSEALFAVLDQELERGPVAHGWSDQTWTLGRIKTLIGRRFHKTLSLSAIAEMLHRHGFSHQVPARRALERDEAAVAGWVRGTWPQVEAPRRRSTAGSSSRTRPASR; encoded by the coding sequence ATGAGGTATCCGCAAGGTGGTGGGTTGACTGCACAGCGGCGGGCGTTTCGGGAGCGCGTCCGCATGGAGGCCGCCGAGATGTTTGCGGCCGGACAGGACAACACGGTGGTGGCCAAGCAGTTGCGGGTCAGCGTGCGTTCGGTGCAGCGATGGCGCGCTGCCTGGCAGGACGGTGGGCAGCAGGCCCTGGAATCCAGGGGTTCGGCTGCCCGGCCGAAGCTGAGCGAGGCCCTGTTTGCAGTCCTGGATCAGGAGTTGGAACGAGGGCCGGTCGCGCACGGGTGGTCGGACCAGACTTGGACCCTGGGCAGGATCAAGACGCTGATCGGGCGCCGGTTCCACAAGACACTCTCGCTGTCGGCCATCGCGGAGATGCTGCACCGCCATGGGTTCAGCCACCAGGTCCCAGCCCGGCGGGCGCTGGAGCGGGACGAAGCCGCAGTCGCAGGCTGGGTGAGGGGCACGTGGCCACAGGTGGAAGCACCGCGGCGGCGCTCGACGGCTGGATCGTCTTCGAGGACGAGGCCGGCTTCTCGATGA
- a CDS encoding transposase — protein sequence MTPPTSRTWSRRGRTPVIRVRGRSRGRVSVAALCCYRPGERSRLIYRYILHEPCRGMTKSGRRSFAWTDYRDLISAAHQQLGAPLVLVWDNLNTHRAAGLRDFVAEHDWITIFQLPSYAPDFNPVEGIWSSLRRSHQVNTAFIDPKHLQGALRQGLRQIQYRSDLIDGCLAATGLTLATSRPEGQ from the coding sequence ATGACGCCGCCCACCTCCCGCACCTGGTCCAGGCGCGGGCGTACCCCCGTGATACGGGTCAGGGGACGATCCCGGGGCCGGGTATCGGTGGCAGCTCTGTGTTGCTACCGTCCCGGCGAACGATCCCGGTTGATCTACCGGTACATCCTCCACGAACCCTGCCGCGGTATGACGAAGTCCGGACGCCGCAGTTTCGCCTGGACCGACTACCGTGACCTGATCAGCGCCGCCCACCAGCAGCTCGGCGCCCCACTCGTTCTCGTGTGGGACAACCTCAACACCCATCGCGCAGCGGGTCTCCGCGACTTCGTCGCCGAGCACGACTGGATCACCATCTTCCAACTGCCGTCCTACGCACCCGATTTCAACCCCGTCGAAGGCATCTGGTCCTCGCTGCGGCGCAGCCACCAGGTCAACACTGCCTTCATCGACCCCAAGCACCTGCAGGGAGCCCTGCGACAGGGACTCCGCCAGATCCAATACCGCAGCGACCTCATCGACGGATGTCTCGCCGCAACCGGCCTCACCCTGGCGACTTCACGCCCGGAAGGTCAGTAG
- a CDS encoding SMI1/KNR4 family protein → MLTVSSLERVIPGLVEARPGGAREVEFERIRQQLGVVLPSDYRELVSTYATFEIDDFLRVWSPTPGAEDGFCADVRDELEILEDLCGEGEDDLAGGYLPYPAEGGLLPWGQSSSGDTFYWRVSSPDSDLWPVVVGTRDNEWWEFEGGVIAFLVGLIDGSIERRGLPGDVPSGNPRVYVLSE, encoded by the coding sequence ATGCTGACGGTGTCGAGTCTTGAACGCGTGATTCCTGGCCTTGTAGAAGCAAGGCCAGGAGGCGCCAGAGAGGTTGAATTTGAGCGAATCCGTCAGCAGTTGGGAGTGGTCCTCCCGAGTGACTACCGGGAGCTCGTTTCCACCTACGCGACGTTCGAGATCGATGACTTCCTGAGGGTTTGGTCGCCGACTCCCGGTGCTGAGGATGGATTTTGCGCCGACGTTCGGGATGAGCTGGAAATCCTGGAAGATCTGTGTGGTGAGGGTGAGGATGATCTCGCTGGCGGGTACCTTCCGTACCCTGCTGAAGGAGGGCTGCTTCCGTGGGGGCAGTCCTCATCTGGGGACACGTTTTATTGGAGAGTCTCTAGCCCCGACAGCGACTTGTGGCCTGTTGTTGTAGGAACGAGAGATAATGAGTGGTGGGAGTTTGAGGGAGGCGTCATCGCCTTCCTTGTTGGCCTCATCGATGGAAGTATCGAACGACGAGGGCTCCCGGGTGACGTGCCGAGCGGAAACCCGAGAGTCTATGTTCTTTCCGAGTGA